A stretch of Pyrenophora tritici-repentis strain M4 chromosome 7, whole genome shotgun sequence DNA encodes these proteins:
- a CDS encoding carboxypeptidase, which yields MRPPTFALLSLLLFGPAPSTAAPRDAGTHSTTHSQLSPWRKLSDAITTQVWPLPGSPESKESKDSHATSNALGKRLAAEYSDFTVLRFNISTAKDAKALASAVNDLFLDVWESNEDWADVFLYKDDVLRLRNILPESLLNAHQPLLQGRDLVQAILDTYPTPDNDRFSPSLRASRPSPKGHPFFQDYQPLSVIDPWMRLMSSMFSTHVRRITVGISFQGRDIPALRVGVHPTNKEEPLKPRKTIIITGGLHAREWISTSTVNFLAWSLINGYGKDREMTRLLEEFDFVFVPTLNPDGYVYTWETDRLWRKNRQPTGGPSWGCLGVDLDRTWSYMWDSASANICSESYPGKTPFAGVEAARFAEWTKNETDKNNVEIVGFLDLHSYSQQILYPYSYSCNDEPPAIEDLEELALGLAKAIRFSRKGQTYKVTSACEGNVAFAGQKKTTLPRIESSGGSALDFFYHEMKVRYSYQIKLRDTGSYGFLLPKENIIPTGEEMLDALLYFGRFMRGEVGLAKQQQQGPKKGEVLLQKLRTDEGEESEIIEL from the coding sequence ATGCGCCCGCCAACCTTTGCACTGCTTAGCCTGTTGCTCTTTGGACCCGCCCCGTCAACCGCCGCCCCGCGTGATGCAGGAACACATTCAACCACCCACTCCCAGCTGAGTCCATGGCGCAAACTGTCAGACGCCATAACAACACAGGTCTGGCCACTACCAGGGAGCCCAGAGAGTAAAGAGAGTAAAGACTCGCATGCGACGAGCAATGCGCTAGGCAAGAGACTGGCAGCCGAGTACAGCGACTTCACCGTGCTGCGATTCAATATCAGCACAGCCAAAGATGCCAAGGCGCTCGCAAGTGCAGTAAATGACCTGTTCCTCGATGTGTGGGAGTCCAATGAAGATTGGGCCGATGTATTTCTGTACAAAGACGACGTGCTTCGCCTGCGTAACATCCTTCCCGAGTCGCTACTAAACGCACACCAACCACTCCTTCAAGGCCGTGACCTCGTCCAGGCCATCTTGGACACTTACCCAACCCCCGACAATGACCGCTTCTCGCCGAGCCTCCGAGCCTCCCGCCCGTCACCCAAGGGCCATCCCTTCTTCCAAGACTACCAGCCCCTCTCGGTGATAGATCCGTGGATGCGTCTCATGTCGTCCATGTTCTCCACACACGTCCGCCGTATCACGGTCGGAATCAGTTTCCAGGGCCGCGACATCCCCGCCCTCCGCGTCGGCGTCCACCCTACAAACAAGGAAGAGCCTCTTAAGCCACGAAAAACCATCATCATCACAGGCGGCCTCCATGCTCGCGAGTGGATATCGACAAGCACCGTCAATTTTCTGGCGTGGAGTTTGATTAATGGCTATGGGAAGGACCGCGAGATGACGCGTCTCTTGGAAGAGTTTGACTTTGTCTTTGTTCCCACCTTGAACCCGGATGGCTACGTCTACACGTGGGAAACTGACCGTCTGTGGCGCAAAAACCGCCAGCCAACGGGAGGGCCAAGTTGGGGGTGTCTTGGTGTCGACCTCGACCGCACCTGGTCTTACATGTGGGACAGCGCCTCAGCCAACATCTGCAGTGAATCCTATCCCGGCAAAACACCCTTTGCTGGCGTAGAAGCCGCGCGTTTTGCCGAGTGGACCAAGAACGAGACGGATAAGAATAACGTTGAGATTGTGGGTTTCTTAGATCTGCACTCGTACTCGCAACAGATCCTATATCCCTATAGCTACTCTTGCAACGATGAGCCACCAGCCATTGAGGACCTCGAGGAGCTCGCTCTAGGCCTTGCAAAAGCAATTCGTTTCTCTCGAAAAGGCCAGACATACAAGGTCACATCGGCTTGCGAGGGCAACGTAGCTTTTGCCGGCCAAAAGAAAACCACCCTGCCCCGCATTGAATCGAGTGGGGGCAGCGCCTTGGATTTCTTCTATCACGAGATGAAAGTGAGGTACTCGTACCAAATCAAGCTTCGAGACACGGGCAGCTATGGCTTCCTACTGCCCAAGGAGAACATTATACCGACAGGTGAGGAGATGTTGGATGCACTTTTGTATTTTGGCCGCTTCATGCGTGGCGAAGTAGGTCTGGCcaagcagcagcagcaagGCCCAAAGAAAGGAGAAGTCCTTTTACAAAAACTGCGTACGGATGAGGGAGAGGAGAGTGAAATTATTGAGTTGTGA